In the genome of Lacerta agilis isolate rLacAgi1 chromosome 2, rLacAgi1.pri, whole genome shotgun sequence, one region contains:
- the PSMB9 gene encoding proteasome subunit beta type-9 has translation MGHRGPQKISIGTTIMAVEFDGGVVIGSDSRVSAGQSVVNCVFNKLERLHNRIYCALSGSAADAQAIADMVSYQLELHSLNVESPPLVLAAATLVKNISYKYKEEFSAHLMVAGWDPKKGGQVYGTLGGMLTRQPFAIGGSGSTYIYGYVDSAYKPGMSREECRQFTMNAIALAMCRDGSSGGVIYLATITKEGVKEEVVVGDEIPKFYDE, from the exons ATGGGCCACCGCGGGCCGCAGAAGATCAGCATCGGC ACAACCATCATGGCCGTGGAGTTTGACGGAGGGGTTGTGATTGGATCTGACTCCCGAGTATCTGCAGG GCAGTCCGTGGTGAACTGCGTCTTCAACAAGCTGGAGCGGCTGCACAACCGAATTTATTGCGCCCTATCTGGCTCGGCAGCAGATGCGCAGGCCATTGCCGACATGGTGAGCTACCAGCTAGAGCTGCACAG CTTGAACGTGGAGAGTCCCCCGCTGGTCCTGGCCGCAGCCACCTTGGTGAAAAACATCAGCTACAAGTACAAGGAGGAGTTTTCGGCTCACCTCATGGTGGCAGGATGGGACCCCAAGAAAGGCGGGCAA GTGTACGGGACTCTGGGTGGGATGCTGACCCGGCAGCCTTTCGCGATTGGCGGATCTGGGAGCACGTACATTTACGGCTACGTCGACTCTGCCTACAAGCCAGGAATGAGCCGGGAAGAATGTCGCCAGTTCACAATGAACG CCATTGCTCTCGCCATGTGCCGGGACGGATCCAGCGGGGGAGTCATTTACCTCGCCACCATCACCAAAGAGGGTGTCAAGGAGGAAGTTGTCGTGGGAGACGAGATTCCCAAGTTCTACGACGAATga
- the TAP1 gene encoding LOW QUALITY PROTEIN: antigen peptide transporter 1 (The sequence of the model RefSeq protein was modified relative to this genomic sequence to represent the inferred CDS: inserted 1 base in 1 codon; deleted 1 base in 1 codon) produces the protein MKPSWVPWVWIPPVALLDFFTLRLAWHLLRLPWWSPLVASWAAALARCLLLTLSACAATCYGGPGGLGTLQDTLLPAALLLSFLVPCYATLQCLFLSEGVALELAHSWARPDVFALSYVVVGASALLWHHLAPRRKGEVEKKPSASFWRLVATMRPDALRFVAIAVLLVVSSLGEMAIPYYTGHVTDWITGEADPSAFERALWVMSALTIGSALAEFLCDYLYNTTMNHFHTRFQSNVFRAVLRQEVGFFHANKTGDITSRVTTDTDTMSEALSSDLSLLMWYLMRGVFLYAMMLWLSVPLTLFVTVALPFILLVPKLSGKFHQNLALQVQESLAKANEVATETFQAISTVRSFANEDGAARRYDEKLQETYKLNKWEAVAYAASMWTSDLSGLALKVGILYYGGRLVTLGSVSSGELVTFVLYEMEFSTAVRVLLSVSPRVQKAVGSSEKLFEYIDRTPQISSPGTLTPQDLQGHVLMRDVSFSYPNXEGPPVLKGVSLELRPGTVTALVGPSGSGKSTLVALLERFYEPQRGQVTLDGRELSKYDHRFLHEKVALVSQSPVLFARSLHRNIAYGLGEKSREEVEGVARRVGAHRFIARMSCAYDTGRGRTGGQISGGQRQGVAIARALIRDPRVLILDDATSALDMESQQQVEKEIYEGEARHRRSVLLISHRLRSVERADRILVMEDGEIQEEGTHLELMEKRGVYWQLVQRQQNGVEGNNDGFVDVGPRASIVGSELTEDPWSRPLWSLPITAPFLAGGMGKCLACAQSTSLQLVTSAKAKDLRRHHLARTKGSLLCCRRSRVQSSCE, from the exons ATGAAGCCCTCCTGGGTGCCCTGGGTCTGGATACCCCCAGTGGCGCTCCTGGACTTCTTCACCCTCCGCCTGGCATGGCACCTGCTGAGGCTGCCCTGGTGGAGCCCCCTGGTGGCGTCCTGGGCCGCCGCCCTGGCACGGTGCCTGCTGCTGACCCTCTCGGCTTGTGCCGCCACCTGCTACGGGGGTCCCGGGGGCCTGGGGACCCTCCAAGACACCCTCCTGCCTGCAGCGCTCCTCCTCAGCTTCCTGGTCCCCTGCTACGCAACCTTGCAATGCCTGTTTCTGTCTGAAGGGGTCGCCCTAGAGCTGGCGCACAGCTGGGCCCGGCCAGATGTGTTTGCCCTCAGCTATGTTGTTGTGGGGGCATCGGCCCTGTTGTGGCACCACCTGGCCCCCCGCAGGAAGGGGGAGGTGGAGAAGAAACCTTCTGCGTCCTTTTGGCGCCTTGTCGCCACCATGAGGCCAGATGCCCTGAGGTTCGTGGCCATTGCTGTGCTGCTGGTGGTCTCATCCTTGG GGGAGATGGCGATCCCGTACTACACGGGTCATGTGACCGACTGGATCACCGGTGAGGCCGACCCCTCTGCCTTCGAGAGAGCTCTCTGGGTGATGTCCGCCCTCACTATTGGCAG cgCTCTGGCTGAGTTCCTGTGCGACTATCTCTACAACACCACCATGAACCACTTCCACACTCGCTTCCAGAGCAACGTCTTCAGAGCCGTCCTGCGACAGGAAGTCGGCTTCTTCCACGCTAACAAGACAG GGGACATCACTTCCCGAGTGACAACTGACACGGACACCATGAGCGAAGCCCTCAGCAGCGACCTCAGCCTGCTGATGTGGTACCTGATGCGAGGGGTCTTCCTCTATGCGATGATGCTGTGGCTGTCGGTGCCCTTGACCCTCTTTGTCACGGTGGCCTTGCCCTTCATCCTGCTGGTGCCAAAGCTCTCTGGGAAATTTCACCAG aaCCTGGCGCTGCAGGTCCAGGAGTCCCTAGCCAAGGCCAACGAAGTGGCCACAGAGACCTTCCAGGCCATCTCCACCGTCCGCAGCTTTGCCAACGAGGATGGCGCCGCTCGGCGCTACGACGAGAAGCTGCAGGAGACCTATAAGCTGAACAAGTGGGAGGCCGTGGCCTACGCGGCCTCCATGTGGACTAGCGAC ctctccGGCCTGGCTCTGAAGGTGGGGATTCTCTACTATGGAGGGCGTCTGGTCACTTTGGGAAGCGTCAGCAGCGGGGAACTCGTTACGTTTGTCCTCTACGAAATGGAGTTTTCCACAGCAGTGAGG GTCCTCCTCTCCGTTTCTCCACGTGTACAAAAAGCTGTGGGCTCCTCCGAGAAGCTTTTTGAGTACATCGACCGGACACCCCAGATTAGCTCTCCGGGGACGCTAACACCCCAGGATCTTCAGGGGCACGTTTTGATGCGAGACGTCTCGTTCTCCTACCCCA GGGAAGGCCCTCCTGTGCTGAag GGAGTGTCCCTAGAACTGCGCCCTGGCACGGTGACGGCCCTGGTGGGCCCTTCGGGGTCAGGCAAGAGCACCCTTGTGGCTCTGCTGGAGCGGTTCTACGAGCCCCAGAGAGGGCAGGTGACCCTGGATGGCAGAGAGCTGAGCAAATACGACCACCGTTTCCTGCATGAAAAG GTGGCGCTGGTGAGCCAAAGCCCGGTGCTCTTTGCTCGGTCTCTGCACAGGAACATTGCTTACGGATTGGGGGAGAAGAGCcgggaggaagtggaaggggtGGCCAGGCGAGTGGGAGCACATCGATTCATTGCCAGGATGAGCTGCGCTTATGACACAGGTAGGG GGAGAACGGGGGGCCAGATCTCCGGCGGCCAAAGGCAGGGGGTCGCCATTGCCCGGGCTCTGATCCGAGACCCCCGAGTGCTGATCTTGGACGATGCCACAAGTGCCCTCGACATGGAGAGCCAGCAGCAG GTGGAGAAGGAGATCTACGAAGGGGAGGCTCGCCACAGGCGCTCTGTCTTGCTCATCTCCCACCGCCTGCGCAGCGTGGAGCGTGCCGACCGCATCCTGGTCATGGAAGATGGGGAGATCCAGGAAGAAGGGACCCACCTGGAGCTAATGGAGAAG AGGGGCGTCTACTGGCAGTTGGTGCAGAGGCAGCAGAATGGAGTTGAGGGCAACAACGATGGCTTTGTTGACGTGGGACCACGAGCATCTATAGTGGGCTCAGAACTGACGGAGGATCCCTGGTCTAGACCTCTGTGGTCACTGCCCATCACTGCCCCCTTTTtggcaggagggatggggaaatgccTGGCATGTGCCCAATCCACCAGCCTGCAGCTTGTCACCTCAGCCAAGGCAAAAGATCTGaggagacatcaccttgctagGACCAAAGGTTCTCTGCTTTgctgcagaaggtcccgggttcagtcCTCTTGTGAATAG